From one Humulus lupulus chromosome 8, drHumLupu1.1, whole genome shotgun sequence genomic stretch:
- the LOC133794113 gene encoding uncharacterized protein LOC133794113 yields MRRRLEFYPNVYPHKCVVMPTIFPESLKGRWDAFPGSDYSRFSWDDSILDLVRGDAVQFLPSWQNKEFIYFALFLKDQMHWVAVEADLNGWMLNIFDSSIGSISENDLISLMVDWCTILPSVLRQFGLFENHDVILAPQLTASESQVRPFDWKLIPREFVPQTKSSGDCGCYVIEHIEHKLLQLPFDNVTDNNMKLFRQRWCVDLFYQNLC; encoded by the exons atgaggaggcgtctagaattttatcctaacgtgtaccctcataaatgtgttgttatgcctacaatttttcccgaatcattgaagggtcggtgggacgcttttccaggttctgactactctagatttagttgggatgacagtatattggacctggttaggggtgatgcagtccagttcttaccgagttggcagaacaaggagttcatttattttgccctcttcttgaaagaccaaatgcattgggtagctgtagaggcagacctgaatgggtggatgctcaacatctttgactccagtattggatcaatttccgaaaacgatttgatcagcttgatggttgactggtgtaccattctcccgtcggtcttgcgacagttcggtttatttgagaaccatgacgttatactcgcgcctcagttgacagcatcagagagtcaggtcagacccttcgattggaaactcattccacgtgaattcgtaccgcaaacaaaatccag tggcgattgcggatgttacgtaattgagcatattgaacataagcttctacaactaccatttgataatgtaactgacaataatatgaaactttttaggcaaaggtggtgtgtagacttattctaccaaaacttatgttga